A region of the Massilia sp. erpn genome:
GTCCTGGGCATCCTGGGTCTGACCAGGTTCGTTACCCTTTTGACTTCTATGTTTATAGATCAAGGCTGTCAGGTGGTCGTTTAAGTCATCTAGCATGACTAAACTTTCGCTAAGCTCATCTGAAGAGAATCGGTGACCTGGCTCGTGAACTATGACGTTACGAATTTGGCTGGCTTCTCTCAGGGCTTTATAGGTTCTCTTACCAATCCATCCAATATTGAGTAGGGATGATATTGCTGCGGAAGGCGAGCTCCTGGAGTATCGGGCGGCATTACTTCCCTGACTCAAAAGAGACATTTCTGTTAGAACTAATAAGAGATTTTCAACTCCCTTCCAACGATGAATATACTCGCCATACAGTGTGCTCGTTCTGATTGCTACAATCTCCGCCAACTCGTCGCGTTCATCTTCTGGCACTTCAACTCTATCGAGGTTAGCTATGGCGCCTGCAATTTTCGGAGTAACTTCATCTATCAATATTACTGTCTGATCAAAGTCTCCTCGATTAAACGTGTTATTGTGCGCTATCTTGCAGCGAAGCTTATACAGTTTCTCCCAACGACTCTGCAAATATGTGCCTTCGCAATGCACGTACTCTTTAAAATAACGCTCCCAATTTGATTTCGGCAAAAATGCCTTTAGTTCTGCTGTCGGAATATTTTCGCCATCAAAGCCTCTGATTTTTTCATTTAAAGCTCTGATATCATTCGTTCTATACTCGTCGAAAAGAAAAGTTGAAAGATCCTTGAAGTCTGTCTCGTATAGGTAGTTGTTGTTATTATCAGCCACTTCTGAACGTGCATCTTTTTTCAGGTCGTCCGGCATTGCTTCTTTAGTCCAACCGAGTCCAACGTTCGTCAACATGAACTTCGTTATGAGCTTACGCATCAAGTTTTCAATCTGATGGACTAGCGGATAAGCCTTCTGTGCATAGTAAAAGCTGACGTCATCCCATAAGATTTGAGGTTTCTTATCAGATGACTTATGCAAGAGAGTACGAACAGCTTTAAGCAATTCATGAAAATCTTCAAGATGCTCGTCTGTTCTACACTCAAGCTTCACATGAAAAAAACGGTTTTTTTCACCTTCAGCATCTCCGCCAGTTAGCTCATAGATGCATTCAAAGCCCTTATGTCTTAGTGAATTTTTGTGAATTTTGATGTCGGCGTCGGACTGTAAGAAATTGTTGAAAGCCACTTTGTCCCTACAAAAGGGGGAATTCGCTTCAACGATAACTAAATACTCTACACGCATGTTCTCTCTCTCTTCTGATGTGGGCTCGGCTGATTTTTTTGCCACAGGTTGATCCAGAGTGCAGGTAAAAACCTTACTCTTGCAATGTCAGCGCAGACTTTTGAATATCAGCTTCTGCTCGACGACATCCAGGCCCAGCTTGAACGAATCACAGAGACCATGAGGGACTCCTCTTGCGAGACGGACATTTCCCTCGACTTGGAGAGGTCTAGCAAATGACCGCTATTGGCTGCGGAAAATGCAGGGCTACTTCATTGCCTCACAACGACTGCCACTTGATCCAACAAGCTCAGGTAGTATGAGAACGTCGAACACTTTGTTGCTTCTTTCATCTCCGTGAATTGCTTCACGAAACGCCCGCGCATCTTGCAACCAACAAACGGGCTTGGGCGTTCAGTAAACTCGACGCTTGATAAAGCTAGGTCTGGACGCCCGAGTTCGTTAACCCTATCTTCCAATAGAAGGCTCACAAGAAACTCAGCACGATTTTTTCCTTCCTGCACGACGAAATCAATATTAATTTCGCCGAGTTCTTCCGGGAAAGACTTGCCATTTATTTCAAAAGCATCGATCTTCATCGCTTCAACGGGACGCTGAGTCAGAATGAACTGCTCGGCCCTAAATAGGCCAGGACTGTATTCCATCGCTGTCACGACGGCATATGCCTCGCCAAATATGCCAGCCGACAGGCCATGTAACTGGTATACGGCGCGTTTACAATTTTTATTGTTCATTTTTTTACGGAAAGTTAAAATCCGATTGCGGCCAAAAATAGCCGAATCCAGTCCAATGTATAAACCAATTCATTGCAGAGTGATCAATCGGTGTCGGCCACTAAGAGCATCCACCACAATCCTCTTGCGCCCTGCCAGGAAAAATACGAGTGAGAGACCGTTGCTACGTCCGTAAACTGACACCAACTCGGGTCATCCAATCGGAATACTAATAAGTCATCAAAGGGCTTCGGGAAGGCCGCAGCTAAAACATCTCCAGCTAGCTTTCTCGCCTCATCCTCCGAAATCGAGTTTCGAAAACATCCGCCTTCAATGAGTACGCTGGCTAGCGAGCCCTCAAATTCCAATCGGTTCAGTGTCGAATAATGAATAGGCTTCGAGCCGATCTCACCCAACTCACCAGCGCTTTCGATGAACTCTGGGTGCTGCAGAAGGTCAACTAATGGCATCTGCGACGCAAACTCGCACGACGGCATGACGGTCGAAGAAAATTTCATAAAATTTGAAACCACTTCTCCGCATCGTTCCAACGCCTCGATGAATTTAACTATCTCTGGCTTCTCAATGTCGAATTTCATATTACTCATTTCATGATTCTGTCCGCGACAGTCTGCTCTTGGCCGACAGCACGCAACCAGTCTTAGTCCATCATAACTGCCGAACTGACACCAATCTCACTCAAATGAGCTTGCAAAGCCCATGCATCTTTCGAGCCATATCTTCGATCTTGACTTCTTTCAAGTAGAACATTTCTTTCACCGCTACTATAGAGCCACAAAAGGGCAGTATCCGCTTCAACAGATAAAGCTGCTTATCCGTGTACTCTTGAGGCGGCACTAGGACAAATGGTTCCGAGTAGCCCTCAGGCATCCCAAGCACAAGTGATTCGTTCTCAATTAGAGCTATGCATTTCCCCTCGCTCGCAAATTGTTCGAAGTCAGATTGCGTCTGAGCGAAATATACGTTGCTCTGAAATTCTGTACAAAAACGAACTTCCCGAAAAGAAGTCCGATCAAGGTTCGCCCATTCATTAGGGCATTTGAACTTTAACTTACAGATAACTGGCGGCATTTCATTTCCAACTTTACTTACACGCAACCAGTCAATGACGTCTGCTCATGGCCGTTTGCGTTCGTCACCGCGATGAGCCGCCTCTTTTCATTTATGTCGCATCCTCAACCGCTTTGCTTCGCTTCTTCGCCATGATCGGATGAAGCGTCTCTTGCCGAGCCAGCATGGCTGCATACTCCTGGGCCCTGCGTACCTTGGTTTCAGGCTTTATTGCTGTCTGCACCCGGAACAACACTGCATAGCGGTTTTGCGAGTTGAGTGTAGCGAAAAATTCGGCTGCCCCGGGGTGGTCGGCGAATGCGGCCTGAAGTTCCGGCGGCACGCTCGCCATGCTGGACGAATCGTACGCTGCATCCCATCGACCATCTTCTTTCGCTCGCTCGATTTCAGCCAGGCCACTCGGCTGCATCTTACCCTCTTCAATATACCTAAGCGCCTTTTCACGATTGACCTTGGACCATAGACTGCGTGGCCGACGCGGTGTCCAGCGCTGCAAGTAGTGATGCTTGTCGAGCGAACGCTTCTGGCCGTCGATCCAGCCAAAGCACAACGCAACTTCCAATGCCTCTTGATAGCTGACGCTAGGGGTCGGAGAGCCTTTCTTCGCGTGCTGCAGCCACACCCCGTCAGAGCCATCGTGGTGGGCTGCGAGCCACTGCGCAAATGCGCCCTGGCATGGGAACAGCATCATCTCAACATCTGCTGCCATCGAATCACTCCGAATTTGTTCTTGGTAGGGCTTCCGAGTCTACCGGATCTGACGGTCCGTTCTTGGCCGAACCAAGACAAACTGCAATGGGCTTGCATTGCGCTCTATTAGCCCGGTAGTGCTGGCCTGCACCAAGTTTCACTCCGGCGCCTCGACCTTATAGCCTTTGGCCTGCAGGCGGGCGATCAGACCGGTAGGAGACAGCACGTCCTGCATCGTCAGCACGGCGAAGGTGGAGGCATTGCTTTCCAGCGCCTTCTCGGCATTGGCTATCCACATATCGCGCGATTTGGCGCGCATTTCCAGCAGATCAGGACGCGACTGGAAGGCCGTGCTGGCTTCCACCGCGGCCCGGCAAGTGCCTTCGCGGTCGGCGAAATTGAGCTGGCGTATCAGTGCGATGTCGCCGTTGGACCAGGCATTGGCGCGCAGGCGCATATTGTCGATGTCGGTTTCGAGCTGCGCCAGCGTGGTGGCAAAGCAGCTGCCGTCTTCCAGCGTGGATTTGCTGAAGTCCTTGAGCAGCTTACTGGCGTCGGACATGTCCACATTCACGCTGGATGGCGTGACCTTGAGCTTGTATTGCTTGACCAGCTTGTCGATGGTAGGCAGCACCTGTTCCTTGTTCGACAAGCCGATCTGCTTCAAGCCGTGCTCAAACAGCGAGGATGCGGCAAAGATGGGACGATAGCGCTCCACCTCCTTGTCCCCCGCCATGTATTTTTCCTTGAGGACCAGCCAACGTTCATAGGTCTCCGCCGGAACCACTTCCCGCAGCGTTGCGCCGTTCGGGTTGTTCTGCATATTCCAGATCGATGGCAATGCGGTTACCAGCTTGATGCTGCCCCAGACCCCGGCGCTAGCATGCGAAGTCGGCGACGGTAGGTATTCCTGCGATTTGGCGAGGACGGCTTCCACCTCATGCGACCGCCATTCCATCTTCAGCGGCAGTGGGCCATACTTGGCGAATACCCACAGCACATGGTCGTCTTTGGAAACCCGCCACATGCCTGGACCGGGCCGCTGGCCGACGATCAGGATTTTTTCGCCCTCAGGTGCCGCCTCGAGCGCGGCCGTTTCCGTTTGTGCCCAGGCGCTGCCCGCCAGCAGGCAGAGTGCCAGGACGGGAATAATGCTTCGTTTAGTACGTGTCATCTCTTAGTCTTCGACAATGGTTAAGAGGATGACAATAGTAGCTCAACTTTTGGTAGTCGTCGAATGCCAGAGCATCGGCTTGCCAGGATGGGCCGCGTGCATGTCTGCCAGCGACTTATGGTTCGGGCATCTGGTGGCGCAAGGCATGCGCCGCTTCCTTCATATAAATTTCGTATTGGGCTTCGTCGCGCTCGAAGCCCATGCTGCCATCGCGCAGGGCAAGCGCCATTTGCAGCATGGCGCCAGGATGCTCCAGCGCTGCCGCCTGTTCGATCCAGCGCCGCGCTGCCACCTCGTCGCGGGCGGCCCCTTCTCCGTTCAGCAGCATATTCGCATACAGGAACATGGCTGGCGCCACCCTACCCTGCGCCGCTTTGCACAACCAATGCGCGGCCAGATTGCTGTCCCGCGCCACGCCCATGCCGTTGCGGTACATCAGGCCTAGATAGTAGGCTGCTGCCGCGTTCCCATCTTCCGCCGCAATCTTAAGTAGGGAGAAGGCGCGCGGCCAGCCTGCAGGCGAGGCTGCCGGGCCGCGCAGCAGATCGCGGGCTTCATTCAGTGCAGCTATTCCGCTTGCGGCGCCAGGAGCCGCGGGCGCAGTGGCGTCAGCCAGGCCTGCGCCCGCGGCAAGCAGTAGCGCTGCGATGCGTCCTTTCATTTTGACAGGTCGATAGCGTACAGCGCGAAGCCTTTGCCGGCGCCGTCATCGGCTTGCAACTGGGTGATGTTGTCCAGACCTGCGGCGCGGGCCAGGTCCAGCTTCTCAGGTGCGGAATGGAAGACGACCGGGCCTTTGGTTTGCAGCTTGCTGAAACGCCAGCTGCGCGAACCGCCGTTGCTGACGCGGCTCAAGCCTTTCGCCGCCTGGATATAGGCAATCAGGATTTCGCGGTTGTTGTCCGGCGCGGCGAAGATGGTTTTGCTGCCGTCCAGTCCCGGGAAGCCGCCACCGCCGCTGGCGCGGTAATTATTCGTCGCCACCAGGAATTCCTGCGATGGATTGAGCGGCTCTCCTTTGTAATTCAGCTTTTTCACGCGCTGGCCAACGGGCTGGCTCAGGTCGATCTCGTAGCTCACATCGGGGCTGCTCAATACGTCGAAGTTATAGCTTGGGTAGCCGGTGTTGACCAGCTCCTGCGGCGTTGCCAGCTTGGGATCGATGGTATTGAAGCGTTCGGCCGAGCGCTCCAGCCATGCTTTCAGGCCTGCGCCATCGATCTTCACGCCGTACAGCGCGTTTGGGTACAGATACAGGTCCGCTGCGTTGTTCAGCGCAACGCTGCCCGCCTTCACGTCGGTGTAGTCGCTGACGCCCGCCGTGCCGGCCTTGAACGGCGAGGACACCGACAGCACCGGCAAGCGCGCCAGTTCCGGCATATTCGCCTTCACATGCTTTTCCAGATAGGCAGCCTGCGCCTGGTTCACGATCTGGATCGCGCTCACATCGCCCGCATCAGCGAAATAGGTGCTCATACGGAAATCCGTCGTGCCAACCGGCGTTTGCACATACTTGATGGTGGCCGCATGTTCGGCGGCGATCAGCGGCGCGACCGCAGGATCGGCTTCCACATAGCGCTTGTCACCGGTCTGGATCGGACGCGCTTCCACCGTGGTGGCGTTGCGCTCGACGCTCCAGCCCTTGCCGTCATGGCGCAGACGCAGGGCAATCACGCCCAGATGCTTGCCCCAAAGGTTCGCCATCACGGTCGGCACGCCATTGACCGTGCCCTTCACCTTGTCCACGCCCGGCAGATTAAATTGCGGAACGGTGCTGCTGGCGTTGGGGAAGACCTGGTGCGAATGCCCGATCAGCATGGCGTCCACACCCGGCACTTGCGACAGATACCAGTTGCCGTTCTCCATGGCTGGCGAATACGGGCTGTTATCCAGGCCGCCGTGCGAGATCGCCACCACCAGGTCGGCGCCCTTGGCGCGCATCTCGGGAATGTATTTCTGCGCCGTTTCGCGCACGCCTTCGGTATAGATGCGGCCTTCCAGCCAGCGCTTGTCCCAGGTCAGGATAGTGGGCGGCGCAAAGCCGATGATGCCCACCTTCAGCGCCAGCTTGAGCGGCTTGCCATCCGGGCCGGTGGCCGTGATCTGCTTGTCGATGATGTGATAAGGCTTGAACAGCGGCTGGCGCGTTTTCACACTGTACACATTGGCCAGCACCTGCGGGAAGACAGGACCGGCGCAGCGCGGCTTGACCGGGTCCACGCTCTCCACTTCAAAGCGGTTGCCTGTCACCTGGCTCAGATACGCCAGACCGTAATTGAATTCGTGGTTGCCGATGCCGGCACCCTCCACGCCCAGCTGGTTCATCACCTTGTAAATCGCCAGCGTCTGGTCGCAGGCCAGCGGCGCGACCAGCGCTTGGTAATCGGCCAGCGCCGTGCCCTGGATAGTGTCTCCATTGTCGAGCAGCAGGGTGTTGGCGAATTCGGCACGCGCCTGGCGGATCAGCGTGGCGGTGCGTTCCAGGCCGATCGACGGTTCCGGCGCCAGCTTGTAATAGTCATAGCTGGCCACATTGGCGTGCAGGTCGGTGGTTTCCAGCAGGGCCAGCGTGGTTTCGCTGCCGGCGGGAACCGGCGATGGTGTCAGCGTTGAACAGGCCGACAGGAGCAGAGGTAGAACGGGAAGACAGGGTAGGAAGCGCATGCTTAATTAATAACGGCCGGTTACAGGATGGTCAGCATGATACGCAGGGCTGCGTGCTGGAACAAGGCGTGATTGCCATGCCCGCAAGCGCGCTGCCGGCATATCAATCTGTCCAATCTGTAAAAGGCCGACGATCTGAACGGAGATGGCGCGGTTGGACCTGCTGATGTAAGCTTGATCACACAGCAGCGCGGCGCCGCCGCCCTGCGCAACGCCCGCGCATTGCAGCAACTGCGCTGAAAGGATGAATGAGCCGCCGACATACCCCAGCCATGGCCGCAATCGCCACCGCGGCCTACTTCGTGCTCAGTATTGGCGCGCTGCGCGCCTTCGCCTTCGATTTGCCGGCG
Encoded here:
- a CDS encoding HEPN domain-containing protein: MAKKSAEPTSEERENMRVEYLVIVEANSPFCRDKVAFNNFLQSDADIKIHKNSLRHKGFECIYELTGGDAEGEKNRFFHVKLECRTDEHLEDFHELLKAVRTLLHKSSDKKPQILWDDVSFYYAQKAYPLVHQIENLMRKLITKFMLTNVGLGWTKEAMPDDLKKDARSEVADNNNNYLYETDFKDLSTFLFDEYRTNDIRALNEKIRGFDGENIPTAELKAFLPKSNWERYFKEYVHCEGTYLQSRWEKLYKLRCKIAHNNTFNRGDFDQTVILIDEVTPKIAGAIANLDRVEVPEDERDELAEIVAIRTSTLYGEYIHRWKGVENLLLVLTEMSLLSQGSNAARYSRSSPSAAISSLLNIGWIGKRTYKALREASQIRNVIVHEPGHRFSSDELSESLVMLDDLNDHLTALIYKHRSQKGNEPGQTQDAQDFADNSE
- a CDS encoding YdeI family protein — encoded protein: MAADVEMMLFPCQGAFAQWLAAHHDGSDGVWLQHAKKGSPTPSVSYQEALEVALCFGWIDGQKRSLDKHHYLQRWTPRRPRSLWSKVNREKALRYIEEGKMQPSGLAEIERAKEDGRWDAAYDSSSMASVPPELQAAFADHPGAAEFFATLNSQNRYAVLFRVQTAIKPETKVRRAQEYAAMLARQETLHPIMAKKRSKAVEDAT
- a CDS encoding TraB/GumN family protein, yielding MTRTKRSIIPVLALCLLAGSAWAQTETAALEAAPEGEKILIVGQRPGPGMWRVSKDDHVLWVFAKYGPLPLKMEWRSHEVEAVLAKSQEYLPSPTSHASAGVWGSIKLVTALPSIWNMQNNPNGATLREVVPAETYERWLVLKEKYMAGDKEVERYRPIFAASSLFEHGLKQIGLSNKEQVLPTIDKLVKQYKLKVTPSSVNVDMSDASKLLKDFSKSTLEDGSCFATTLAQLETDIDNMRLRANAWSNGDIALIRQLNFADREGTCRAAVEASTAFQSRPDLLEMRAKSRDMWIANAEKALESNASTFAVLTMQDVLSPTGLIARLQAKGYKVEAPE
- a CDS encoding tetratricopeptide repeat protein; amino-acid sequence: MKGRIAALLLAAGAGLADATAPAAPGAASGIAALNEARDLLRGPAASPAGWPRAFSLLKIAAEDGNAAAAYYLGLMYRNGMGVARDSNLAAHWLCKAAQGRVAPAMFLYANMLLNGEGAARDEVAARRWIEQAAALEHPGAMLQMALALRDGSMGFERDEAQYEIYMKEAAHALRHQMPEP
- a CDS encoding bifunctional 2',3'-cyclic-nucleotide 2'-phosphodiesterase/3'-nucleotidase, which translates into the protein MRFLPCLPVLPLLLSACSTLTPSPVPAGSETTLALLETTDLHANVASYDYYKLAPEPSIGLERTATLIRQARAEFANTLLLDNGDTIQGTALADYQALVAPLACDQTLAIYKVMNQLGVEGAGIGNHEFNYGLAYLSQVTGNRFEVESVDPVKPRCAGPVFPQVLANVYSVKTRQPLFKPYHIIDKQITATGPDGKPLKLALKVGIIGFAPPTILTWDKRWLEGRIYTEGVRETAQKYIPEMRAKGADLVVAISHGGLDNSPYSPAMENGNWYLSQVPGVDAMLIGHSHQVFPNASSTVPQFNLPGVDKVKGTVNGVPTVMANLWGKHLGVIALRLRHDGKGWSVERNATTVEARPIQTGDKRYVEADPAVAPLIAAEHAATIKYVQTPVGTTDFRMSTYFADAGDVSAIQIVNQAQAAYLEKHVKANMPELARLPVLSVSSPFKAGTAGVSDYTDVKAGSVALNNAADLYLYPNALYGVKIDGAGLKAWLERSAERFNTIDPKLATPQELVNTGYPSYNFDVLSSPDVSYEIDLSQPVGQRVKKLNYKGEPLNPSQEFLVATNNYRASGGGGFPGLDGSKTIFAAPDNNREILIAYIQAAKGLSRVSNGGSRSWRFSKLQTKGPVVFHSAPEKLDLARAAGLDNITQLQADDGAGKGFALYAIDLSK